The following are from one region of the Microbacterium sp. cx-55 genome:
- a CDS encoding LysE family translocator, producing MVPDVSVLWSFALVVGLLTITPGLDTALVLRTATVSGRRRAWGVITGIQTGTIIWGVLAATGVSAILFASQIAYDVLRIVGAGYLLWIGGRMIYSAIRPSTTPGVSATAEAPSSDSLLAGWRLGFTTNLLNPKMGAFYIALLPQFIPATAPQISWAVCLALVHVLIGITWLTFLLLLARSFRRWFACRSMARALDAIAGTVIVGFGLRIALEKSVR from the coding sequence ATGGTCCCCGATGTGTCCGTGCTGTGGTCATTCGCCCTCGTCGTTGGCTTGCTCACCATCACTCCAGGGCTTGATACCGCGTTAGTGCTTCGAACCGCTACAGTGTCGGGCCGGAGACGAGCTTGGGGTGTGATTACCGGCATTCAGACTGGGACAATCATCTGGGGTGTGCTTGCTGCGACGGGCGTGAGCGCGATCCTCTTCGCCTCCCAGATCGCCTACGACGTGCTTCGCATAGTCGGCGCCGGCTATCTGCTCTGGATCGGCGGCAGAATGATCTATTCAGCGATTCGACCCTCAACGACACCAGGCGTTTCAGCGACTGCTGAGGCCCCCTCCAGTGACTCGCTCCTCGCGGGATGGAGGCTGGGTTTCACGACGAACCTACTGAACCCCAAGATGGGAGCCTTCTACATCGCGTTGCTGCCACAGTTCATCCCTGCTACTGCGCCTCAGATCAGCTGGGCTGTATGCCTCGCGCTCGTGCACGTCCTCATCGGGATCACTTGGCTTACGTTCCTTCTGCTCCTGGCTCGGTCATTTCGCCGCTGGTTCGCTTGTCGTTCCATGGCGCGAGCCCTCGACGCGATCGCCGGCACAGTGATCGTCGGATTCGGTCTGCGAATCGCACTAGAGAAAAGTGTTCGGTGA
- a CDS encoding LysR family transcriptional regulator: MIDPISIRALIAIADHGSVAEAARVLGYTPPNISQHVRKLESHFGTPLVERVGRGVVLTPAALTLVGRGRPIVDGLEQLRRAPLHDDEVKGVIRVGAFPTAVCGLLIPTITRAATSFPGLRIEPYEMDADAALQALARGTLDAVIHKSWGASIPDEYEPRSLHRTELGIDTLDALVPATHVLANRGRVFLRELASDQWAISPRHDPYGRWIASHDPSLLTPLGHAFQAAEFQTLTRYVEAGLAVTVMPRLGRGTLSASVRAVPLADPDAYRKIHLYVRPITARSQVAEAVTAMFKDALQNEEHRDRDPIHRAEEEQDAEEHPAGRRPGLEA, from the coding sequence ATGATTGATCCCATCAGCATCCGCGCGCTTATCGCCATCGCTGACCACGGTTCCGTCGCCGAGGCGGCACGGGTGCTCGGTTACACGCCGCCGAACATTTCCCAGCACGTCCGCAAGCTCGAATCGCACTTCGGAACACCCCTCGTCGAACGGGTTGGTCGCGGTGTCGTTCTCACCCCGGCAGCCCTCACCCTGGTGGGGCGTGGTCGACCGATCGTGGATGGCCTCGAGCAGCTACGCCGGGCACCCCTTCACGATGACGAGGTGAAGGGCGTGATCCGCGTGGGCGCGTTCCCTACCGCGGTGTGCGGGCTTCTCATCCCGACGATCACCAGGGCGGCCACCAGCTTCCCCGGATTGCGTATTGAGCCGTACGAGATGGATGCGGATGCGGCCCTCCAAGCATTGGCGCGCGGCACGCTCGACGCGGTCATCCACAAAAGCTGGGGCGCGAGCATCCCGGACGAGTACGAACCCCGCAGCCTGCACCGCACCGAACTCGGCATCGATACACTCGACGCTCTGGTGCCAGCTACCCACGTGCTTGCGAACCGCGGGCGCGTATTTCTGCGTGAGCTTGCCTCGGACCAGTGGGCGATCAGTCCCCGTCACGACCCGTACGGGCGGTGGATCGCATCGCACGATCCGTCGCTGTTGACGCCGCTGGGCCACGCGTTCCAGGCGGCCGAGTTTCAGACACTCACCCGGTACGTCGAGGCAGGCCTTGCCGTCACCGTCATGCCCCGGCTCGGGCGGGGGACGCTGTCGGCCTCGGTGCGAGCGGTGCCCCTGGCCGACCCGGACGCGTACCGCAAGATCCACCTGTACGTACGCCCCATCACCGCACGCTCGCAGGTAGCAGAAGCAGTGACCGCAATGTTTAAGGATGCACTCCAGAACGAAGAGCACAGGGACCGCGACCCGATCCACCGCGCAGAAGAAGAGCAAGACGCTGAGGAGCATCCGGCAGGTCGGCGACCAGGCCTCGAGGCGTAG
- a CDS encoding sugar phosphate isomerase/epimerase family protein, with product MPASLLSVRSRVSSSTGSDTLETGILRAAPSAGSVELACQHPANRPDLITRARARALRELLESHNVSPIVHTDSSVNTAELYPGIRDAVRRHMDGYLDLCTQVGSRTLIVHGGLTFSDDPSAAVDASVAMLGEWASDAASVGITLVLENMNALPAEAEIRYLGCTGAEVRHLIDTVDSPALRACVDLGHAHLLDEGVAGFVASVAGHIGHVQITDNDGVLDHHLALGTGTLDIDAALVELHAAGYRGALAVELDGVDDRVTSLPVLARAIAAFEDRQPASPAHGSA from the coding sequence ATGCCCGCATCGCTGCTCTCTGTCCGCTCTCGCGTCAGCTCCTCTACGGGCTCGGACACCCTCGAGACCGGGATCCTCCGGGCGGCTCCTTCCGCCGGCTCCGTCGAACTCGCCTGTCAGCACCCCGCGAACCGTCCCGACCTAATCACTCGGGCTCGCGCGCGTGCGCTGCGCGAACTGCTGGAGAGCCATAATGTGTCGCCGATCGTGCACACCGACTCGTCGGTCAACACGGCCGAGCTGTACCCGGGGATCCGTGATGCCGTGCGTCGCCACATGGACGGATACCTCGATCTCTGCACACAGGTGGGAAGCCGGACGCTCATCGTGCACGGGGGTCTCACCTTCAGCGACGACCCGTCGGCAGCCGTCGACGCCTCGGTCGCGATGCTCGGTGAGTGGGCCTCGGATGCGGCGTCGGTCGGGATCACGCTCGTTCTCGAGAACATGAACGCGCTTCCCGCCGAGGCGGAGATCCGCTACCTAGGCTGCACCGGCGCCGAAGTACGGCACCTGATCGACACGGTCGACTCCCCCGCGCTGCGCGCATGCGTCGACCTCGGCCATGCGCATCTACTCGACGAAGGCGTCGCCGGTTTCGTCGCCTCGGTCGCCGGCCACATCGGACACGTGCAGATCACCGATAACGATGGCGTGCTCGACCACCACCTCGCGCTCGGGACCGGGACGCTCGACATCGACGCGGCACTCGTCGAGCTGCATGCTGCGGGCTACCGCGGCGCTCTCGCCGTCGAGTTGGACGGAGTCGACGACCGCGTCACGAGCCTTCCCGTTCTCGCGCGTGCGATCGCCGCGTTCGAGGATCGGCAGCCTGCATCCCCCGCACACGGCAGCGCATGA
- a CDS encoding ABC transporter substrate-binding protein: MLTGPRRRLLTASVAVLGTAALLAGCASAAPAATGSAVETEFGEVVIPEQIESVVVLEGRRDLDIVLALGLPLVGYPFEGPDTGIELPLPLEDELAVARENGAEQLFLAGEIDIEAIAAAEPSIIISRGEDVEPIYAELSAIAPILPVSTNDAGVTWQEDLRAIAELTGTENRAEEIIAEYDARLAEVKTTHAEALAAVPVAPIGYDLEGTEVEGGRLQSVILRDLGALPSSAFAEAGTDGSLEYSPEQTLEAFGDAGALLVFADTQEEWDAAQVDPLYAQLPAVVAGAVVRGDKMMHEGGPITAMHVLDLIDELYSNLG, from the coding sequence ATGCTTACCGGACCCCGTCGTCGCCTGCTCACCGCCTCCGTCGCCGTTCTCGGCACCGCCGCTCTGCTCGCCGGGTGTGCTTCCGCCGCCCCAGCCGCAACGGGGTCGGCCGTCGAGACCGAGTTCGGTGAGGTCGTGATACCGGAGCAGATCGAGTCGGTGGTTGTGCTCGAAGGACGCCGCGACCTCGACATCGTGCTCGCCCTCGGCCTCCCGCTCGTGGGCTACCCGTTCGAGGGGCCCGATACCGGCATCGAGCTGCCGCTGCCTCTCGAAGACGAGCTCGCCGTCGCCCGCGAGAACGGCGCCGAGCAGCTCTTCCTCGCCGGCGAGATCGACATCGAGGCGATCGCCGCCGCCGAGCCGAGCATCATCATCAGCCGCGGCGAAGACGTCGAGCCGATCTACGCCGAGCTGAGCGCGATCGCGCCGATCCTGCCGGTGTCCACGAATGACGCCGGCGTCACCTGGCAGGAGGACTTGCGTGCGATCGCCGAGCTCACGGGCACCGAGAATCGCGCCGAGGAGATCATCGCCGAGTACGACGCGCGTCTCGCCGAGGTCAAGACGACGCACGCGGAAGCCCTCGCAGCCGTCCCTGTCGCGCCGATCGGCTACGACCTCGAGGGCACCGAGGTCGAGGGAGGTCGCCTCCAGTCGGTCATCCTCCGCGACCTCGGCGCGCTCCCGTCTTCGGCCTTCGCCGAGGCCGGCACGGATGGTTCGCTCGAGTACAGCCCCGAGCAGACCCTCGAGGCCTTCGGTGACGCGGGCGCGCTGCTCGTCTTCGCCGACACGCAGGAGGAGTGGGATGCGGCACAGGTCGACCCCCTCTACGCGCAGCTCCCGGCCGTCGTCGCGGGCGCGGTGGTGCGCGGCGACAAGATGATGCATGAGGGCGGACCCATCACCGCGATGCACGTGCTCGATCTGATCGACGAGCTCTACTCGAACCTCGGATGA
- a CDS encoding FecCD family ABC transporter permease, whose protein sequence is MTPGASTRVPRRSRFAPPVLVLTVGVVVLVGAAAASVALGSRMLGAGDLAAVLVGASTEEFTTIVSDFRLPRTLAAILGGAGLAVAGAVMQGHTRNRLADPGLLGVTGGSAVAVVIAISLLGIRSPLGYVWFAIGGAAAGVLLVATIAALASRRRDSSPATLVLAGAAVSALLGAATGILLLLDSSALERYRFWTVGSLAAVRGSETVVIALPLVAVGLCVALFQARALDVLSFGDDIAASLGRSLGRTRALGVTSVTLLVAGAVACCGSLAFVGLIAPNALRLVVGPAHRILLPASALYGATLTLLADIAGRFLVYPGELPVGIVLSIVGGPLFVLLVMKSLPRRAARS, encoded by the coding sequence ATGACGCCGGGGGCGTCGACACGAGTACCGCGGCGCTCGCGCTTCGCGCCGCCGGTCCTCGTGCTCACCGTCGGTGTCGTCGTGTTGGTCGGAGCGGCCGCCGCGAGCGTCGCCCTCGGATCCCGGATGCTGGGAGCCGGAGATCTCGCAGCGGTTCTGGTCGGTGCGAGCACCGAGGAGTTCACGACGATCGTCAGCGACTTCCGGCTGCCGCGCACCCTGGCCGCCATTCTGGGTGGCGCGGGCCTCGCGGTCGCCGGAGCGGTCATGCAGGGCCATACCCGAAACCGCCTCGCAGACCCGGGCCTGCTCGGCGTCACCGGCGGGAGCGCCGTCGCCGTGGTCATCGCCATCTCCCTCCTGGGCATCCGCAGCCCGCTCGGCTACGTCTGGTTCGCGATCGGCGGCGCCGCGGCGGGCGTGTTGCTGGTCGCGACCATCGCCGCCCTGGCGAGCCGCCGCCGCGACTCCTCGCCCGCCACGCTCGTGCTCGCCGGCGCCGCGGTCTCGGCTCTTCTGGGTGCGGCCACCGGCATCCTGCTGCTGCTTGACTCCAGCGCTCTCGAGCGATACCGCTTCTGGACGGTGGGGTCGCTCGCGGCGGTGCGCGGCTCCGAGACGGTCGTCATCGCCCTCCCGCTCGTCGCCGTCGGGCTGTGCGTGGCACTGTTTCAGGCGCGGGCGCTCGACGTGCTCTCGTTCGGAGACGACATCGCCGCCTCGCTTGGCCGATCTCTCGGTCGTACCCGCGCCCTCGGGGTCACCTCCGTGACTCTCCTCGTGGCGGGCGCGGTGGCATGCTGCGGCTCGCTCGCGTTCGTCGGCCTGATCGCTCCGAATGCGCTCCGTCTCGTCGTCGGCCCTGCGCACCGCATCCTCCTGCCCGCGTCGGCACTCTACGGGGCGACGTTGACCCTGCTGGCCGACATCGCGGGGCGCTTCCTCGTGTACCCGGGGGAGCTCCCTGTCGGCATCGTTCTGAGCATCGTCGGCGGGCCGCTGTTCGTGCTGCTCGTCATGAAATCCCTGCCGCGACGGGCGGCGCGGTCGTGA
- a CDS encoding FecCD family ABC transporter permease codes for MSTSLAGPRRPPARWHRRTVIAAVAVSAGVSAIAIVSVFVGRYGVDLGGMVTVLTGQGSAAQHTVIVTLRIPRVLLAVLVGASLGIAGAIVQTTARNALASPDLLGVTGGASAAAVAVIVLGGGGDGVSGFLRTVGIPAASVVGGLAAAILVLAILRRTGTIGATPILVGIGVSTIFTGLVSWLLIAADVDDLQRASVWLTGTLNGRSWPEVTATALTLVVTAVALLPFRRGLDVLTLGEGMTRSLGYRLGVLFGGTTILAVLLTSAATAAAGPIAFLALVSPHLARMSAARPRAGLVLSGLFGAGVLLGSDLIARAAFTVQLPTGAITALVGAPFLLFLLVSRRQENR; via the coding sequence GTGAGTACGAGCCTGGCCGGCCCGCGCAGACCGCCGGCCCGTTGGCACCGCCGCACCGTCATCGCGGCCGTCGCCGTCAGCGCGGGGGTGAGTGCGATCGCGATCGTGAGCGTGTTCGTGGGACGTTACGGCGTCGACCTCGGTGGGATGGTGACCGTGCTCACCGGGCAGGGCTCCGCCGCACAGCACACCGTGATCGTGACGCTCCGCATCCCTCGCGTGCTCCTCGCGGTCCTCGTCGGTGCCTCCCTCGGCATCGCTGGCGCCATCGTGCAGACCACCGCTCGTAACGCGCTCGCGAGCCCCGACCTGCTCGGCGTGACCGGTGGCGCGAGCGCGGCGGCCGTCGCCGTGATCGTGCTCGGGGGAGGCGGTGACGGTGTCTCCGGCTTTCTGCGCACGGTCGGGATTCCCGCAGCATCCGTCGTCGGCGGACTCGCCGCCGCGATCCTCGTGCTCGCGATCCTGCGCCGCACCGGGACGATCGGCGCGACCCCGATCCTCGTGGGTATCGGAGTGTCGACGATCTTCACGGGCCTGGTGAGCTGGCTGCTCATCGCCGCCGACGTCGACGACCTGCAGCGGGCCTCGGTGTGGCTGACGGGAACGCTCAACGGCCGCTCCTGGCCGGAGGTGACCGCCACCGCGCTGACGCTCGTCGTGACCGCGGTCGCGCTGCTGCCGTTCCGGCGCGGACTCGACGTCCTCACCCTCGGGGAGGGCATGACGCGGTCGCTGGGCTACCGCCTCGGGGTGCTCTTCGGTGGGACGACCATCCTGGCCGTGCTGCTGACCTCGGCGGCGACCGCCGCGGCCGGGCCGATCGCTTTCCTCGCGTTGGTGAGCCCCCATCTCGCGCGCATGAGCGCCGCGCGGCCGCGCGCAGGCCTCGTGCTCTCGGGTCTTTTCGGTGCCGGTGTCCTTCTCGGGAGCGATCTGATCGCCCGTGCCGCGTTCACCGTGCAGCTGCCCACGGGGGCGATCACGGCGCTGGTCGGTGCCCCCTTCCTGCTCTTTCTTCTCGTCAGCCGTCGACAGGAAAACCGATGA
- a CDS encoding ABC transporter ATP-binding protein produces the protein MTTPTLLPTGLAAEAVSLGYGSTVVVNDVSLVIRPGEVTSIVGPNGSGKSTFVRALAGLVTPQAGRVMLDGRDLATQRPRETARRIGFLPQSLIAPEHITVKELVGHGRDPHRRWFEAWSAHDSAAVESALELTDMTGLADHPVDELSGGQRQRAWIALTLAQTPGILILDEPTTYLDIAHQLDTLELVSTLVRERGTTVMLVLHDLTMAARYSDTVVAMHEGRIAAQGVPRDVFTPETLERVFDIRARIDDSVEEGLVVVPTRRVGTGSG, from the coding sequence ATGACGACACCCACCTTGCTCCCGACCGGGTTGGCCGCCGAGGCAGTCAGCCTCGGGTACGGATCGACGGTCGTCGTGAACGACGTGTCCCTCGTGATCCGACCGGGGGAGGTCACCAGCATCGTCGGCCCGAACGGGAGCGGCAAGTCGACCTTCGTCCGTGCCCTCGCCGGACTCGTGACGCCCCAGGCCGGGCGGGTGATGCTCGACGGCCGCGATCTCGCGACACAGCGTCCGCGCGAGACCGCGCGCCGGATCGGGTTCCTGCCGCAGAGCCTGATCGCCCCCGAGCACATCACGGTCAAGGAACTCGTCGGCCACGGTCGCGACCCGCACCGTCGGTGGTTTGAGGCCTGGTCGGCGCACGACTCCGCGGCGGTCGAATCGGCCCTCGAACTCACGGACATGACCGGCCTCGCCGACCACCCGGTCGATGAACTCTCCGGCGGGCAGCGTCAGCGCGCGTGGATCGCACTCACGCTCGCCCAGACCCCCGGCATCCTGATTCTCGACGAACCCACCACCTACCTCGACATCGCCCATCAGCTCGACACCCTCGAGCTCGTCTCCACCCTCGTGCGCGAGCGCGGCACGACGGTCATGTTGGTGCTGCACGACCTCACGATGGCCGCGCGATACAGCGACACCGTGGTCGCGATGCACGAGGGACGCATTGCGGCGCAGGGGGTGCCTCGAGACGTGTTCACTCCCGAGACCCTCGAGCGAGTGTTCGACATCCGCGCCCGTATCGATGATTCGGTCGAGGAGGGCCTCGTAGTGGTGCCGACTCGCCGGGTCGGGACCGGTTCGGGATGA
- a CDS encoding GntR family transcriptional regulator, whose protein sequence is MPFNDELRIVSPPSMATLAAEGIREQIVSGVLRPGERLREVPLSEELGVSRPPLREALQMLAQEGIVDLLPRRGAKVRGLTVQDAYEIVTLRRSLERFALALALPVRDAAALRPLAEALQTLEDHAAAGLEERAVADTMNFHVVLVDLGGHALLGDTYRRLTARIRMCMNANRRFRADSESLQARAQRHRELFDAIRSGDSDVVRALIEDDASLSFLPALSNSLPLATPAATQWYRKAIASLSG, encoded by the coding sequence ATGCCTTTCAACGATGAGCTCCGCATCGTGAGTCCCCCGAGCATGGCGACGCTGGCCGCAGAAGGCATCCGCGAGCAGATCGTCTCCGGCGTGCTCCGCCCCGGCGAGCGGCTACGCGAGGTGCCGTTGTCGGAAGAACTCGGAGTCAGCCGCCCGCCGCTGCGGGAGGCGCTGCAGATGCTCGCCCAGGAGGGGATCGTGGACCTCCTCCCGCGCCGGGGCGCGAAGGTGCGCGGACTAACCGTGCAGGACGCCTACGAGATCGTAACGTTGCGCCGCTCGCTCGAGCGGTTCGCCCTCGCCCTCGCTCTCCCCGTGCGCGACGCGGCAGCGCTGCGCCCCCTCGCCGAGGCGCTGCAGACGCTCGAGGACCACGCCGCCGCGGGCCTCGAGGAACGCGCGGTGGCTGACACGATGAACTTCCACGTCGTGCTCGTCGATCTCGGGGGCCACGCCCTGCTGGGGGACACCTATCGCCGGCTGACGGCCCGCATACGGATGTGCATGAACGCCAACCGCCGATTCCGCGCCGACAGCGAATCCCTGCAGGCACGTGCCCAACGCCACCGCGAATTGTTCGACGCGATCCGCTCCGGGGATTCCGATGTCGTGCGCGCGTTGATCGAGGACGACGCATCGTTGAGCTTTCTGCCGGCTCTCTCAAACTCTCTTCCCCTCGCCACCCCTGCGGCGACGCAGTGGTACCGGAAGGCCATCGCTTCCCTCAGCGGGTGA
- a CDS encoding DUF3846 domain-containing protein, translated as MAHGILIPASDRIDLTRYEARELADYQLAVDGWIEAVDVAPFGCTLFVNEDGHPRGLPFNRRATFLWWFHVARASPAEGSDGLPVPLRRRRGGEGKRV; from the coding sequence ATGGCGCATGGCATACTCATCCCGGCCTCGGACCGCATCGATCTCACGAGGTACGAAGCACGCGAACTAGCGGACTACCAACTCGCGGTCGACGGATGGATCGAAGCGGTCGACGTCGCCCCTTTCGGCTGCACGCTATTCGTCAACGAAGATGGCCACCCGCGCGGACTGCCATTCAACCGACGCGCCACGTTCCTCTGGTGGTTCCACGTCGCGCGAGCATCACCCGCTGAGGGAAGCGATGGCCTTCCGGTACCACTGCGTCGCCGCAGGGGTGGCGAGGGGAAGAGAGTTTGA
- a CDS encoding sensor histidine kinase, with amino-acid sequence MEVSWPRAERAKASLLRAEPPGIGDLRRNPAPQVLFFLVVLTGAVVVAASDIGLMQPEFLVSFGFVLTGTLAALGAARFPRSDAGTVWLAAIPLIDLVVWAFLRDVFVRSFTPSAFGLMFPLAWLAFAFPARLLFVAAVAITYAGAHPLIRQGYVDLDGLTGAVAFPAFMMAFAIAIAVFSRRFWKTERGLGNAADRVRGLTTKNSRTASTLAAVLDSTSEGIVIFDADGRPVSVNDAARQLHLVLADQPSGNGTPSARPADGSSVSFGPGFTARMRAGEFSEGVTARFIDADRERVMRFSAREIQDGNDHQIMGHVLISHDVTELVEAIDSRDRFLRTVGHELRTPLTVILGRAELLSELPEATESAHSIIRAGEKQLAVIKQLLAAGRQHVPDNLTAVQLEPTVRKAIEIFLRSPHGRKRCVHLESTNAQLKAWADPTDVERIVSILLSNAAQYSSDTSTITVALSQRSEHAVIDVIDKGVGMSSAERVRVFEPFYRTDFSHSQAVPGVGLGLTLAREIASSNSGSLELHAGANGVGTCARVALVCPE; translated from the coding sequence ATGGAAGTCAGCTGGCCGCGTGCGGAACGAGCTAAGGCCTCGCTTTTGCGAGCCGAGCCGCCGGGCATTGGAGACCTACGCCGAAACCCCGCGCCCCAGGTTCTGTTCTTCCTCGTAGTGCTGACTGGAGCGGTCGTCGTGGCGGCGTCTGACATTGGCCTCATGCAGCCTGAGTTCCTCGTCTCTTTTGGCTTCGTCCTAACGGGCACCTTGGCCGCACTCGGCGCTGCGCGTTTTCCCCGCAGTGACGCCGGGACGGTATGGCTAGCTGCCATCCCGCTCATCGATCTTGTCGTCTGGGCGTTCCTTCGCGATGTATTTGTAAGATCCTTCACACCTAGCGCTTTTGGATTGATGTTCCCGTTGGCGTGGTTGGCATTTGCGTTTCCCGCGCGGCTGCTCTTCGTTGCCGCCGTCGCAATTACGTACGCCGGCGCCCACCCTCTCATCCGCCAGGGTTATGTCGACCTGGATGGCTTAACGGGAGCCGTGGCCTTTCCGGCATTCATGATGGCGTTCGCGATCGCGATCGCCGTGTTCTCGCGACGTTTCTGGAAGACGGAACGTGGCCTAGGGAATGCCGCCGACCGTGTCCGCGGGCTCACTACGAAAAATTCGCGCACCGCATCAACTCTCGCCGCAGTCCTTGACTCGACATCCGAAGGCATCGTCATATTCGATGCCGATGGGCGCCCGGTTAGCGTGAACGATGCCGCACGGCAGCTCCACCTTGTCCTCGCTGACCAGCCGTCAGGCAACGGCACGCCATCAGCTCGGCCGGCAGACGGGTCCTCGGTCTCTTTCGGTCCTGGCTTCACCGCCCGGATGCGAGCAGGCGAGTTCTCCGAAGGCGTGACCGCGCGGTTCATCGACGCTGACCGAGAACGCGTGATGCGGTTCTCCGCTCGAGAGATCCAGGACGGCAATGACCATCAGATCATGGGGCACGTGCTGATCTCCCACGACGTTACCGAACTAGTGGAAGCCATCGATTCGCGTGATCGATTCTTGCGAACCGTCGGACACGAATTGCGCACACCGCTCACCGTGATACTCGGGCGCGCCGAACTGCTCAGCGAGTTGCCTGAAGCCACGGAATCGGCTCACTCGATCATCCGAGCTGGAGAAAAGCAGCTCGCCGTAATCAAACAACTTCTCGCAGCCGGGCGTCAGCATGTGCCCGACAACTTGACAGCCGTTCAATTGGAACCCACCGTCCGAAAGGCGATCGAAATATTCTTGCGATCTCCACATGGGAGGAAACGCTGCGTTCACTTGGAATCGACCAATGCGCAGCTAAAGGCTTGGGCAGATCCGACGGATGTCGAAAGGATTGTATCTATCCTTCTATCCAATGCTGCGCAGTACAGTTCCGATACTTCCACGATCACCGTCGCGCTCAGCCAAAGGAGCGAGCACGCAGTAATCGACGTGATTGATAAAGGAGTGGGCATGAGTTCAGCCGAACGCGTGCGCGTCTTCGAACCGTTCTACCGCACGGACTTCTCGCATAGCCAAGCCGTACCAGGTGTTGGACTGGGGCTAACTTTGGCACGAGAAATAGCAAGTTCTAACTCAGGTTCTTTGGAACTTCACGCCGGCGCGAATGGTGTCGGCACTTGCGCGAGAGTCGCGCTCGTGTGTCCCGAGTGA
- a CDS encoding LacI family DNA-binding transcriptional regulator, which yields MWQVAERAGVSQATVSLVLNNVGGSRVNDVTRERVMNAVAELGYRTNAFAKSLRSGESGMIGFISDEVASSPFAGRLLKGAQLRAWESGSVILSVDTFNDPDLEAAAIDMMLSYRVKGVVYASMYHRAVDVPAGLQGIPTVVVNAHDRSDRVPSVFPDEEGGGYAATRHLIEAGHGRVAMINIQPPESDLPAGIGRLAGYRRALAEAGIADDPRLTRSGTGVVEDGFSATLNLLAEADPPTAIFCGNDRTAWGAYRALESAGLRVGEDCSIIGFDNHDMLAPFLDPGLTTVELPYEQMARQALDILLSDTPDSPSRTSVECSLILRGSVTSAKVRT from the coding sequence ATGTGGCAGGTCGCTGAGCGTGCGGGCGTCTCGCAAGCCACGGTCTCCCTCGTGCTGAACAACGTCGGCGGAAGTCGCGTCAATGACGTCACTCGCGAGCGAGTGATGAATGCGGTCGCGGAACTCGGCTATCGCACCAACGCGTTCGCGAAGTCACTGCGAAGCGGCGAGTCGGGCATGATCGGCTTCATCTCTGACGAGGTCGCGAGCTCGCCGTTCGCTGGTCGCCTTTTGAAGGGTGCCCAGCTTCGTGCGTGGGAGTCGGGGAGCGTCATTCTCAGCGTGGATACGTTCAACGACCCGGACCTGGAAGCGGCTGCGATCGACATGATGCTGTCGTATCGAGTCAAGGGAGTCGTCTACGCGTCGATGTACCACCGTGCTGTCGACGTCCCCGCCGGGCTGCAGGGGATACCAACCGTCGTCGTCAACGCCCATGACCGATCCGACCGCGTCCCGAGCGTGTTCCCCGACGAAGAGGGCGGCGGCTACGCCGCCACCCGGCACCTCATTGAGGCGGGCCATGGCCGTGTCGCGATGATCAACATCCAACCCCCGGAGAGCGACCTTCCGGCAGGTATCGGTCGTCTCGCGGGCTACCGTCGCGCGCTCGCCGAGGCGGGTATCGCCGATGACCCCCGCCTGACCCGGAGCGGGACGGGCGTCGTCGAAGACGGGTTTTCCGCCACTCTCAATCTCCTCGCAGAGGCGGACCCGCCCACCGCGATTTTCTGCGGCAACGACCGCACCGCGTGGGGCGCGTATCGCGCGCTGGAATCTGCGGGTTTGAGGGTCGGTGAGGACTGCTCGATCATCGGGTTCGACAACCACGACATGCTGGCACCGTTCCTCGACCCCGGATTGACCACCGTCGAGCTGCCCTACGAGCAGATGGCGCGGCAAGCCCTCGACATCCTTCTCAGCGATACCCCCGACAGCCCCTCCCGAACGTCCGTCGAATGTTCACTGATCCTGCGCGGATCTGTGACGAGTGCAAAGGTGCGCACATGA